The stretch of DNA GAAGATCTGGTAGGAGATCCACAGGCCTGGAATCGTATTCCACAATCCAAGACGGTGCCAGGTTTCCGAGATGGGGATGATTAGCAGAATGAACGGGAACATGATAATCAACAGTACCGCGTAGAATACTGTCCTCTTCCCTTTGAAATCAAGCCGCCCAAACACATAGGCGCTCGGGATGACAATGATAAGGGAGAGTATCATCGTCCCAGTTGAGATGATTATACTGTTCACCAGTGATTCTTGAAGACGATCGAACGCAGTTGTAACTGCCTCGAACGTGGGTTCCTTCGGGATGAGGTACAAGGAATCTGCAAACAGTTCCTGGGGTGGACGGAGTGCCACCGATAGTGCATACACAAACGGGAGAACGCAGATGAGCGCGATTAGAAGGGCGATCCCGTAGCTGGCAAAGACAACCAGTCGGTCACTCAGCGATCGTTGAGAGCTAGCGTTTAGATCGATCATATTTGATTACCCTCCTGCTTCTCGTAAGACCGGATAAACAAGATGATAAATCCGAATACGAGCAGTAGGAAAATGAGGCCGACTGCGAACGCCATTCCGAGATTACCGCGGACAAACGCAAACCTATAGAGAAGCAGCGATAGAATTGACGTATCATTGCCAGGACCTCCATGCGTCATCTGCAGCGGTTGAGATATTTTCGTGAGGTTCCAGACGATCCGAAGCGTGAACACCACGAAGATTGCCGTCTTCATCTGAGGAAGCGTCACATAACGGAACGTCTGTATTCGGCTCGCACCGTATACTTTGGCAGATTCGTAGTACTCGTCAGGGATACTCACGAGTGTAGCGTAGAGGATAATGAACATGAACGGCCAGAACGTCCACGCACCAACGAGCGTGATGGCGGCGAGTGCCGTATCCCCGGACGTACTCCAATATATCGGTTCGTCTAATATCCCGTGTTTCGTCAGGAAACCGAAGACCGGACCGAGCGATGGGTCGAGCAAGAACAACCAAAGTGTCCCAGTCGCTACCGGGGGCATCGTATACGGAAGAAGATACATGCCGGACAGGATGCTCTTGAACCGGACTTTGTTAATCGTAAGCGCAGCTACAAGCGCGATAACGAGCTGCAATACCGTTGCGAATCCATAGATGATGGTCGCTTTCAACCCGGTATAGAAGCCATCCCACGTGAATAGATACGTGTAGTTATCCAACCCGACAAACGTCGCCTCGCCGCTTCCAAACGGCCACGTGTGCAAGCTCATCCAGATCCCCTGGAGAAACGGCACCCAGACGAGAAAGATGATAAACGATAGGAGGGGGACCAGAAAGAGGTAGGCCAGTTTATTTTCCTGGATGGCCTCCACCCACGTATCTATATACTGGTTTCCTCGGATCGTTTTCACATTATTTAGCTTCATTATTATGGGGTGTTTGGTGAAATTTTACTCTCGAGCGGACCAGAACTCGTCGAGTACTTTGTTGCCATCTTCGGCACCCATTTCGCAAATCTCATCAGCGGTGAGTTCACCCTGGAAACCTCGTTGTAGGTATTCTCCCATACTCGAGGAAGCCTGGATATACATTGGATGAGATGTATGGACGCCTCGAGACGTCTCAACCATGTTTGACATAACCTCGACGACGTTGGAAGTGTCTCCGTAGGGCATCGATTCTGCTGTAGCTTCCCAGAGATCACGTCGGACTGGGAGGAATCCCGCATTTTGGACGAGTGACGTCTGAATCATCTCACTAAACCAGATTTCTGCTAACTGAATCGCGAGTTCCTGTTTACGTTCCCACTCTTCTTCGTCAGCCCCCTCCGGTGCTCTCGTGATCGCGATACCATATGTGAGCATCGCGTTGTTCATACCGGATGGTTCGGTCCAGAATTCTCCCCATTGAACATCGCCGTTCTCCATGAGATCAGCACCTCGATTGAGTAGCGATGGGATTACCGTTGGTTCCATAACGCTCATGCTCACCTGACCAGCTACGAACTGATCGAGTACGTCGTTGTCAGAAGCACTCGTCGTCTGGGGTCCAGAAACTTCGTGTTCGTGGTAGAGATCCAGGATATCCTGTATAGCCTGTCGCCATGTGTCCGTATCGAAGTTGACTTCTCGGTAATCATCACTGAAGTAACCGGCTTCACCGACATCCCCACCAAGTGCATTGGTGTACGGCTCTGCGAACGTATACCAATCGAATTCGTGTCCCATCAACTGGAACCCGTAATCACCGGGACCGTCCTCAGTCAGCGCGGTCGCGACCTCGACGAGGTGGTCGTAGTCTTCCGGCGGGAAATCCGTTTCAGGGTCAAGGCCTGCCTCCTCAAAATGATCGATTCGCGCCTGGAACGGCTCCTGTGGAACCATACCAACCGGGAACGTCATTATTTCTTCATCCATATTCGGATGTTCGCCCATCCACTTGATAGCGGTTTGAACCTCTTCTTCCATCCACTCGATGCCCGCCTGGACTTCTTCACTGAGCTCACCTTTCCATTCCTCAAAGGGAAGGATCCACCCGCCTTCCTCCATGAGGCCAGCAGCGATCTGGTCACCGGTGAAGATCACAGGATACTCACCCTGCTCAAAGTTGGTAATCCATTCAGCGCCAGCCATCTGGCCGAATCCTGAAAGGTTCACATCAACTGTTGAATCAGTCTCTTCTTCGAATTGACTAACAGCATCATCAACCATCTGACGCGCTGCGTTAGACTGGACATTGAACGTATCCCAGTACTCAATATCACCGTCTCCACCATTTCCCCCGAGGCACCCAGCTAAACTAACCCCAGCAAGGGCGCCGCCAACCCCCTTCATAAAGTTACGTCTTCGAGCATTGCATCTACGCATGGTATTGTCTTCCATTCTACTCGGGTAGATGAATCACGCCATCATAAATGTTTGGGTGCCGCACTTCGTGTTTCTCAGCGGGTGCACTTACACTAAAGCCAGTACCCACACGAACACGGATTCCTGCGCTGCTCTGTTTAGATCCGTCGCCGCCACCAATTACATCTAGACGTCCGAGAAACAGTGCTGATGATGTCTCAAAAATTTCTGTTATCTCCTCTTCGAGCACGAGTCACAGTATCCGTTCGCCCGTGTCTGAATCAAATAGCCAGATATTCTCCGGTTGCAGGCTAACAGAGACTGCTTCGGCGTTTTGCTGGATTTCACCTTGTGTCGTCGTTGATCTGATTTCACGCTCATCAGCCTGTAGATACACCGCATCTGTATCACCACGGGGCTCAATAACTGAAATCTCGGCGGTAAACATCGGTGTCTCCCCGTTCAACTCTATGTATTCAGGACGAACACCGAGTGATACCGATTGGCCATCGGAGAGATCGGCAGTACTGAGTCGTCTTTCAGGAATAGGAACACGAAAGAGACCAGTGTCTACTTCGACTGTGTCCCCTTCAACCGCTACCGTGGCGTCGAGCAAATTGGTCGACGGCGAGCCGATAAATTCTGCTACGAACTGGGTTGCAGGATCGTTGTAAATATCGTGTGCAGAACCAACCTGCTCGATGTATCCTTCGTTCATGATGACGATTTTGTCACCTAAGGTCATCGCTTCTTCCTGATCGTGCGTGACAAAAATCATCGCAGTATTTAATCGCCGTTGGAGCTTCTTCACTTCGACGCGCATAGAGTCACGCAGATTCGCGTCGAGGGCGGAGAAGGGTTCATCAAGCAAAAATGCGGCTGGTTTTATCACCATTGCACGCCCAAGACTCACTCGCTGTTGTTGGCCACCGGAGAGTTCCGACGGTTTTCGATCGAGCATTCCTTCGAGGCCGAGCAACTCCGCCGCTTCTTCGACGCGCTCATTCTTTTCCGATTTCGAAAGATCAGACGTCATATCGAGTCCGAACCGCATGTTTCTCCTGACGGACATATGCGGATAGAGGGCGATTTCTTGGAACACAAACGCGAGGTCCCGGTCTTTAGGAGCACGACCGATGACATCCTCACCTTCGATGGAAATTAGGCCCGAATCTGGTTCTTCGAGACCGGCGATCATACGGAGCGTCGTGGTCTTCCCGCAACCAGAGGGACCAAGGAAAACAACAACTTCGTCATCACCGACATTCAGATTGAAATCCGCGCAGGCGACGATCTCACCGTTGTTGAACGTTTTCCGGATGTTTCGGAGCTGAATAGCAACCTCGTCCATTGCGATATCCTCCTTCGAGGTATTATCATGATTACTGCTCGCGACCTTCTCGTTTTGTGTAGCCATTACATGGTGCAGTGTGCCAACCCTAATTAACATTTTTGTCTGTGAAACAACAAGTTTGGGGAGTCACGAGAGATCTAAGAGGGTTGAGGAGTCGTTCAGACCTGCATGAATGGCACCTTCAAGCGCGGAAAACCTCCCTCAAAATTCACGGAGCCAACTTTGTATACACATACAATCGAAACCAGTGCGCGTATTCAATGAGAATAGGATCCATATAACACACTTTGGCTGTAGAGTGATTCATCATTAGTTACAATCCAAGGAGATTTGTTATAGAACTATTGGATGGGGGCTGTGAACAACTCACACAGACATGTTCGCGAGAGGTGAATTATCTGGGTTTTTTCCTACTGAAATTCCAAGATAATATGTGCATTTAATTCAGAATCATTCTTACCGCGTTGCAGTGTCCCGGTTTTGTGTCCAGAGGAAAATACGCGCTATGTGAACAAGAACATTGATAGAACAAGAGAGAGACCACCAATTTCAGTCTAAATCGGCATTTTCCAACCCACATATATAGGTAATAATAGTATTGCGTAACCAGGGCGTTTTACGAGAGGTGAACGTGAGTTTACGGCCGATACTTCACAGGGCAGTAAAACTGAAATCGAAAACGCATTGTTAGCTATTATGCTCGATAGTTTGTACGCGTATGGCCTTCAATTAGCTACACTCACCCAGCGGATTACACAAGTACAGATGTAAATGTTCGGCGCAGTTATTTACAGCAGTACGTCTGTATATTGGTTGCAAATGGCCTGCGATACCAAGATTAGAAACAGACTTGTCTATTGGGATAGCGGTGATAATTAATATTAAGTATTATCGTACCCCCTTTCATTCATAGCATTAACTTCTATAATATTTGAGAATTCAACAACTTTCTTTGGAAGAGTCTCCTGAAACCGTTCATCATCAAAATGGCTTATAGATCCAGATATATTAATTGCACCCATGATCTCACCTGAAGAGTCAAGAACAGGGGAAGCAACGCCACGCATCCCAGAGACAGCTTCCTCAGTACTGAAAGCAACATCCGTCTTCCGAATTGTTTCTAGTTCATCTAACAGTTCATCAGGATCCGTGATAGTATTTTCTGTAATCATCTCGAGTTCGTTTTGAAAAAGGATTTGTTCTAATTTCTCTTCAGGGAGATGTGCTAATATCGCTTTCCCAGCGGCATTACAGTTTAGGGGGCATGGTCGTCCAACGGGGTACTTAGCTGCAAACATTCCTTTCTTCCCCGATACAGCAAAAATGTGAATACCAACACCGTGCTCTTCGACCATGATTTGGACAAATTCACCCGTTTCCTCAGCGAGTTGCTTCGCTGACTCACGGCCATACTTGTATATGTTATAGTGGGTGCGTCGAAGA from Natronorubrum halophilum encodes:
- a CDS encoding carbohydrate ABC transporter permease: MIDLNASSQRSLSDRLVVFASYGIALLIALICVLPFVYALSVALRPPQELFADSLYLIPKEPTFEAVTTAFDRLQESLVNSIIISTGTMILSLIIVIPSAYVFGRLDFKGKRTVFYAVLLIIMFPFILLIIPISETWHRLGLWNTIPGLWISYQIFVAPFAIWILRDYFAKLPMNLEESAQIYGCSPFTAFVRVILPLAAPAIVAVAFLAFLTAWNDFLMSSMLTTGTGPRPAVVDLYLTIHGTDASTSWALILSETLIVGTPPTVLYLLSRKSLSKSFEMSD
- a CDS encoding ABC transporter substrate-binding protein; this translates as MEDNTMRRCNARRRNFMKGVGGALAGVSLAGCLGGNGGDGDIEYWDTFNVQSNAARQMVDDAVSQFEEETDSTVDVNLSGFGQMAGAEWITNFEQGEYPVIFTGDQIAAGLMEEGGWILPFEEWKGELSEEVQAGIEWMEEEVQTAIKWMGEHPNMDEEIMTFPVGMVPQEPFQARIDHFEEAGLDPETDFPPEDYDHLVEVATALTEDGPGDYGFQLMGHEFDWYTFAEPYTNALGGDVGEAGYFSDDYREVNFDTDTWRQAIQDILDLYHEHEVSGPQTTSASDNDVLDQFVAGQVSMSVMEPTVIPSLLNRGADLMENGDVQWGEFWTEPSGMNNAMLTYGIAITRAPEGADEEEWERKQELAIQLAEIWFSEMIQTSLVQNAGFLPVRRDLWEATAESMPYGDTSNVVEVMSNMVETSRGVHTSHPMYIQASSSMGEYLQRGFQGELTADEICEMGAEDGNKVLDEFWSARE
- a CDS encoding IclR family transcriptional regulator; its protein translation is MGGIDKADPKRTIEAVKKTTDILEALHEMEGATLTELAESLDYSKSSLHSYLVTLEEQEFVTTKGYLYRPSYRFITMAESLRRTHYNIYKYGRESAKQLAEETGEFVQIMVEEHGVGIHIFAVSGKKGMFAAKYPVGRPCPLNCNAAGKAILAHLPEEKLEQILFQNELEMITENTITDPDELLDELETIRKTDVAFSTEEAVSGMRGVASPVLDSSGEIMGAINISGSISHFDDERFQETLPKKVVEFSNIIEVNAMNERGYDNT
- a CDS encoding ABC transporter ATP-binding protein, with the protein product MATQNEKVASSNHDNTSKEDIAMDEVAIQLRNIRKTFNNGEIVACADFNLNVGDDEVVVFLGPSGCGKTTTLRMIAGLEEPDSGLISIEGEDVIGRAPKDRDLAFVFQEIALYPHMSVRRNMRFGLDMTSDLSKSEKNERVEEAAELLGLEGMLDRKPSELSGGQQQRVSLGRAMVIKPAAFLLDEPFSALDANLRDSMRVEVKKLQRRLNTAMIFVTHDQEEAMTLGDKIVIMNEGYIEQVGSAHDIYNDPATQFVAEFIGSPSTNLLDATVAVEGDTVEVDTGLFRVPIPERRLSTADLSDGQSVSLGVRPEYIELNGETPMFTAEISVIEPRGDTDAVYLQADEREIRSTTTQGEIQQNAEAVSVSLQPENIWLFDSDTGERIL
- a CDS encoding carbohydrate ABC transporter permease; translation: MKLNNVKTIRGNQYIDTWVEAIQENKLAYLFLVPLLSFIIFLVWVPFLQGIWMSLHTWPFGSGEATFVGLDNYTYLFTWDGFYTGLKATIIYGFATVLQLVIALVAALTINKVRFKSILSGMYLLPYTMPPVATGTLWLFLLDPSLGPVFGFLTKHGILDEPIYWSTSGDTALAAITLVGAWTFWPFMFIILYATLVSIPDEYYESAKVYGASRIQTFRYVTLPQMKTAIFVVFTLRIVWNLTKISQPLQMTHGGPGNDTSILSLLLYRFAFVRGNLGMAFAVGLIFLLLVFGFIILFIRSYEKQEGNQI